The Herbiconiux sp. SALV-R1 nucleotide sequence ATGTAGGCCGGGTCGCTCCACCTGGCCACCTGCTCGGTGAGGCTGTCGTTCTCGGCACTGCGGTCGTCGACCGCGGCGTGGAGCGCAGCGAGCTGCTGCCGCTGCTCGATGTAGACGCGGAGGCCGGGCGCGATGATGATGACGAACATCACGATGACGACGAACATGAGCACGGTGAAGCCCGAGAAGCGGATGCTGCGCAGCCAGCTGCCCGGGCCCGCGGCGGTGGCCTGCGGCAGCGCGACCGGAATCCGCTTCGAGCGTGATTCGGGTGCGCGCTGCCGCATGACTACCTCTGCTTCTGCGCCCCTCGCGGGATGCTAGGCGGTGAAACGGGGGAACGCGCTGCGGCCGGCGTAGACGGCGGCCTCGGCGAGCTCCTCCTCGATCCTGAGCAACTGATTGTACTTGGCCACGCGCTCGCTGCGGGCAGGCGCACCGGTCTTGATCTGGCCGGCGTCGGTGGCGACGGCGAGGTCGGCGATGGTGGTGTCTTCGGTCTCGCCCGAGCGGTGCGACAGGATCGCCGTCATGCCGGAGCGCTGCGCGAGCGACACGGCGTCGAGGGTCTCGGTGAGGGTACCGATCTGGTTCACCTTGACGAGGATGGAGTTGCCGGCCTTCTGCGCGATGCCCTGGGCGAGGCGCTTCGGGTTGGTGACGTAGAGGTCGTCGCCGACGAGCTGCACCTTCTGGCCGAGCTCGGCGGTCAGATGCGTCCAGCCCTCCCAGTCGTCTTCGGCCAGCGGGTCTTCGATCGAGACCAGCGGGTAGTTCGCCACGA carries:
- a CDS encoding septum formation initiator family protein — translated: MRQRAPESRSKRIPVALPQATAAGPGSWLRSIRFSGFTVLMFVVIVMFVIIIAPGLRVYIEQRQQLAALHAAVDDRSAENDSLTEQVARWSDPAYIKAEARDRLYYVMPGETSFLVVDDVPAVAGGGDSAPSDTISTTQVDWLSSLFVSGMTAGLSTATPNQLQNDGVVQ